Genomic window (Egicoccus halophilus):
CAGGTCCGGGAGGTGCTCGGGCGGTACGAGGACCTCGACCCCAGCCATCCGGTGGCCCGGGACCTGGCGTTCGTCATCGACCGGCAGCTGATGAGCGGCCAGGGGGACGGGACGTTCCGACCCGAGGGGGCGGTCACCCGAGCGCAGGCGGCGACCATGCTGCGGCGCATGCTCGAGACCGTACGACCGTTGCCGGACGTGGCTGGTGGTGTCTTCGAGGACGTCCCGGTCCACAGCGCCCAGGCTGCCAACATCGATGCGCTCGTGGCGAGCGGCGTCATCGTCGCCGACGGACCCCGGTTCTTCCCCGCGAACCAGGTGAGCAGCGGCGCGATGACCGCCTGGATCCAGGGCATCGGCTCCGTCATCGATGACCCCGTCGACGCGGGGCCACGAGAAGATCTGCGGTCGGGCACCGCGCTCGCCGGGACGGTCGGCATCGAGCTCGACCACACCGATACCCAGCGCGGCGGCACCCGTGGGGTCGGGCCGCACGAGTACCAGGTGGTCGCAGCGGGCCTTCCCGCCACCAGCTTCACGGTGGTGTGGGAGGGCACGGGCCCATCCCCGGCGCGCTTCACCACCGTGCCCCGTGCGGTCACCATCTCGCCGTACGCGGACCTGTCGTGGGAGGCCGATGCGGCGGTCGCGACACTGAGGTGCCGGTTCGGGACGTGGGAATCGGCGTGTCCCGCATCGGCCCGGTACGGCGGGCTCCCGGTCGGTGACCATCGCTTCGAGGTCCGCGGGTACGCCGCCGACGGCCGACACCTCGTGACGCTCGTGCACCGCTGGACCATCAGCCCGCCGTTCGACGTCCTCGCGGAGGTCGACCTGACCGACGTCACGGGCACCCACGCGGACAACATCTTCCGCGTCGCCGGCGCACGCATCGCCGCGGGCTACCGGGACCGCACCTTCCGGCAGGACGAGCACGTCACGCGAGCCCAGATGGCGAGCTTCCTGCACCGGGCGTTGGAGTTGCCGGCCGGGCCCGCCGGACGCTTCTCCGACGTGACCGGTACGCACGCCGCGGCCATCGACGCGGTCGCCCACGCCGGCATCGCACAGGGCTACGAGGGCGGCACCTTCCGTCCCGACGCCGCCGTCACCCGCGGCCAGATGGCGGCCTTCCTCCAACAGGCCTTCCAGTACCCGGCCGGGCCGCAGGTCTTCCGCGACATCCGGGGGACGACGCACGAGAACGCCATCCGGGCGATCGCCGCGGCAGGCGTCGCCCGAGGATACGAGGACGGCAGCTACCGGCCCAACACCCCGGTGACGCGTGGGCACATGGCGACGTTCCTGCACAACGCCATGGATCGCTGACGCGACCGTCCGCCGCTCCGCCGAGGGGGCGACGGGAGCGGGTCCTGTCCATGCCTCCGTCGCACGGAACCACCCGCGCGATGCGACGCCTGCAGGGACGAGACCCCGCCGAGCACTCGGCGGGGTCTCGTCCTGCCGCAGGAGCGATCGTTCCGCATGTCGGGACCGGCCGTTCGTGCACGGTCTCCGGTTGTGGCCTGTCCCGGGGACCGCGAGGATGGGTCGCGAACGTCCGGCGTCGCAGGGGCGCCAGTCCGCCACCTTCCGGGGAGAGTGCGTCGTGGTCAACGCCGCCGTCCAACCGCACCGAGACCGTGAGGGGAGCCTGGTCCACGTCATCGAGACGTTGCTCGACAAGGGCCTGGTCCTCAACGCCGACATCATGGTGTCGGTGGCCGGCGTCGAGTTGCTGGGGGTGAAGATCCGTGCGGCCCTCGCCTCGTTCGACACGGCCGCCCGCTACGGGCTCGAGTTCCCCTCCGGGACCAACACCTCGACGCTGGCCTGGCAGGAGACGCTCATCGCCAAGGAAGCGTGCCCCGACTGCGGCAAGCGGGTCCCCACCGAGGAGCTGCTGCGCGAGTCGTGCCCGTGGTGTGGCTGGCAGAGCGCCCGCGCCCTGGCCCAGGGACAGGCGTCGACGCCCGAACTCGACGAGGGCGGGGACCGCGACGCCGAGCGTACGACGTCGGACGACCGTGGCGCACCGCGCGAATCGGCCGCAGGCGCCGAGCAGGATGGATGAGCCCGCTGCCCTCGAGCCGACCCGCGACGTCCGGGCCACGCTGCCCGAGCTGATCGAGGTCCTGCTCAACCGCGGTGTCTACCTCGACCTCGACCTGATCATCGCGGTCGCCGACATCCCCCTCATCGGCGTCAACCTGCGCGCCACGCTGGCCGGTATGCAGACCATGCTCGACCACGGGATGCTGCGCGACTGGGACGCCGCCACCCGCGAGTGGGTGCGCCGCTCGAGCATCCAGGACGTGCCGTTCGAGGACGGCGAGCAGCTGGCCGTGCACATGACCGGCTCCTACCTGCAGCGCGACTTCGCCGAGATCTGGCGACCCGGCAACCTCTACCTGACCGACCGGCGCCTGTTCGCCTTCCGGCGCGAACCCCGCGAGCTGCTGTGGCAGGCACCGCTCGAGGCGATCCGGGACGTGCGGCTGCAGATGCAGCGCACGGTCGGCGGAGAGCCGCGCCCCCGACTCCGGCTCGAGCTCGCCGACGACGACCATGCGCTGCTCACGGCCGCCGATCCGTTGCGGCTGTACACCGGGCTGCGGGTCGCCCTCGAGCGTCATGGCGTGGCGCTGCCCGAACAACCCATCGAGATCGCCGAGCAGGACGAACGTCCGCTGCTCGAGGGGCACGTCTGGTACCAGGAACCGCGCGTAGGGGCGCCACTGTGGCGCGGCGGGACCGGGCGGATCAGTCGTGACGCCGTGCTCAGTTGGATCTCGCCGCACGACGCCCGCGCCGCCGTCGTGGTGCGTCGGGAGCAGATCCGCGGGGTCGAGCTGGTGAGCGACCGGACCCCGACCGGGTCCGGACGGGTGCTCGTCGTCCACACCGACGGCGGCAGCATCCGGCTGGCACCCTCGGACCCACCCCGCTGGCAACAGGCGGTGCGTGCCCTGGCGGCACAGGACGTCCCGGCGGTCGACGCAGGAGAAGGCGATGGCGCTCACAGTCGATGAACAGAGCCTCAAGCACGGGGTGCTCTCGCTGGTGGTCACGCTGGTCGAGATCATCGAGGAGGCGCTCGAGTCGCAGGCGCTGCGGCGCATCGAGCACGGCGACCTGACCGAGGAGGAGCAGGAACGCCTCGGCAACGCCCTGTTGGAGCTCGAGGAGGCCCTCGAGGAGCTCAAGGCGGATCACGGCATCACCACCTCGGTGGCCGACCTGCGTCGGGGCCTCGACGACGTCGTGGACGAGGTCATCGACAAGCTGATCAATCCGCAGCGTTGGGCCGAGGAGAGCGAGCTGCATTCGTGAGCGCAGACCTGTACGTCTACGCGATCGTGCCCGGTCCGCTGCCCGACGTCGACGACGTCCCCGGCCGCGGGATCGACGGGGTCGAGGTGGTCGCCGTCGAGGGCCCGCACGGGTTGGTCGCGCTGGTCGCCGAGAACGACACCGGTCCCTACCAGGGGGCCGACGACGACGTGCGGCGCTGGATCGTCGAGCACAGCGAAGTGATCGAACGGGCCTGGGACGCGATCGGCACGGCCCTGCCGGTCACCTTCAACGTGCTCGTCCGTGGCGACCAGCAACCCGCCGTCGAGCGGCTGCTGGCGTGGCTCGACGAGCAGGGTCCGGAGCTGCGCAGCCGGCTCGAGGAGTTGCGCGACCGGGTCGAGCTGCGCCTGGAGCTCAGTCTCGAGCGGGCCACGGTCGCCGCGGACGCGCCGGAGGTCGTGCGTCTGCAGCAGGAGATGGAAGGCAAGTCGGCCGGCGTGCGGCGACTGCTCGACAAGCGGCTCGACCGACTCCGGCGCCAGGTCGCCGACGAGATCGCCGACGCCTGGTACCCGGAGGTCCGACGGCGGATCGTCGCCCTGGTCGAGGACCTCGACGAGGCCCGGCGTACGACCGCACGTGACGGCGAGGTGGCGGTGCTCGCGGCCTCGCTGCTCACGCCGCGGGACGGCGTGGACGTGCTCGGACGGGAGCTGGCCCGCCTGCAGGAGGAACAGCCTGCGGCGCAGGTCCGCTTCCTGGGGCCGTGGCCGCCGTACTCGTTCGTGGATCTCGCGGGGCCCGGAGCCGACGACGCCCCCGACGAGGCCCAGGCGCCGGAGACACGCCGCGACTCACCGTCGGTGTAGGAACACCCAGGCGCATCCGCCGATCCCGGCCACCGCGAGCGCTGTGCCGAGCAACGCGAGCCGTCCGGCCACCACCAGCGAGTCGGGGGTGCACGCGCCGGCCCGGGTACAGGGATCGAGCAGGGCCGCCGCCGCGGCGGCCACGACGGCGATGCCACCGGCGAGGACCAGCCCCCAGCAGGCCCACATCGCCCGCGACGGGAG
Coding sequences:
- a CDS encoding S-layer homology domain-containing protein — translated: MRPHRRLSTATAVTLAAASFFPTAAAAAAPDPATAAITATSTTAMAVAAPSVTIPGADRRGPDTWALPVDASTTLGITGLTDRSGAPLDGRVDLVVDDVTLDRAAFATWLVRASITAGMIAPDDFPSPAQVREVLGRYEDLDPSHPVARDLAFVIDRQLMSGQGDGTFRPEGAVTRAQAATMLRRMLETVRPLPDVAGGVFEDVPVHSAQAANIDALVASGVIVADGPRFFPANQVSSGAMTAWIQGIGSVIDDPVDAGPREDLRSGTALAGTVGIELDHTDTQRGGTRGVGPHEYQVVAAGLPATSFTVVWEGTGPSPARFTTVPRAVTISPYADLSWEADAAVATLRCRFGTWESACPASARYGGLPVGDHRFEVRGYAADGRHLVTLVHRWTISPPFDVLAEVDLTDVTGTHADNIFRVAGARIAAGYRDRTFRQDEHVTRAQMASFLHRALELPAGPAGRFSDVTGTHAAAIDAVAHAGIAQGYEGGTFRPDAAVTRGQMAAFLQQAFQYPAGPQVFRDIRGTTHENAIRAIAAAGVARGYEDGSYRPNTPVTRGHMATFLHNAMDR
- a CDS encoding gas vesicle protein; the encoded protein is MGRERPASQGRQSATFRGECVVVNAAVQPHRDREGSLVHVIETLLDKGLVLNADIMVSVAGVELLGVKIRAALASFDTAARYGLEFPSGTNTSTLAWQETLIAKEACPDCGKRVPTEELLRESCPWCGWQSARALAQGQASTPELDEGGDRDAERTTSDDRGAPRESAAGAEQDG
- the gvpJ gene encoding gas vesicle protein GvpJ, giving the protein MDEPAALEPTRDVRATLPELIEVLLNRGVYLDLDLIIAVADIPLIGVNLRATLAGMQTMLDHGMLRDWDAATREWVRRSSIQDVPFEDGEQLAVHMTGSYLQRDFAEIWRPGNLYLTDRRLFAFRREPRELLWQAPLEAIRDVRLQMQRTVGGEPRPRLRLELADDDHALLTAADPLRLYTGLRVALERHGVALPEQPIEIAEQDERPLLEGHVWYQEPRVGAPLWRGGTGRISRDAVLSWISPHDARAAVVVRREQIRGVELVSDRTPTGSGRVLVVHTDGGSIRLAPSDPPRWQQAVRALAAQDVPAVDAGEGDGAHSR
- the gvpK gene encoding gas vesicle protein GvpK translates to MALTVDEQSLKHGVLSLVVTLVEIIEEALESQALRRIEHGDLTEEEQERLGNALLELEEALEELKADHGITTSVADLRRGLDDVVDEVIDKLINPQRWAEESELHS
- a CDS encoding GvpL/GvpF family gas vesicle protein; translation: MSADLYVYAIVPGPLPDVDDVPGRGIDGVEVVAVEGPHGLVALVAENDTGPYQGADDDVRRWIVEHSEVIERAWDAIGTALPVTFNVLVRGDQQPAVERLLAWLDEQGPELRSRLEELRDRVELRLELSLERATVAADAPEVVRLQQEMEGKSAGVRRLLDKRLDRLRRQVADEIADAWYPEVRRRIVALVEDLDEARRTTARDGEVAVLAASLLTPRDGVDVLGRELARLQEEQPAAQVRFLGPWPPYSFVDLAGPGADDAPDEAQAPETRRDSPSV